One segment of Mus pahari chromosome 11, PAHARI_EIJ_v1.1, whole genome shotgun sequence DNA contains the following:
- the Tmem267 gene encoding transmembrane protein 267 — MQGMRTRIACWFLMAFTILTQLTMASKVEKTRALPPCCSTESLISSIGLGIFCLVADRLLRFPIIQHNDWLRALSDNIVHGVIGMWSWAVVTGIRKKSDFGEVLLAGFLASVIDVDHFFQARSLSLQAALTLPRRPFLHCSTVIPVAVLSVKLALHLFKLRDSWRFLPWMVFVSWTSHHIRDGIRHGLWICPFGKTPPLPFSFYVISTLSLPHLCSCLMYLTGTRQTMSSKYGVRIDV, encoded by the exons ATGCAGGGGATGAGAACAAGGATTGCCTGTTGGTTCCTGATGGCTTTTACCATATTGACACAGCTTACGATGGCATCCAAAGTTGAAAAGACTCGTGCTTTACCGCCGTGCTGTAGCACAGAATCCCTCATTTCCAGCATCGGTCTGGGGATCTTCTGCCTAGTGGCCGACAGACTTCTTCGGTTTCCCATAATTCAGCACAATGACTGGCTTCGTGCCCTCTCAGATAACATAGTACACGGAGTGATCGGCATGTGGTCATGGGCAGTAGTCACTGGAATCAGGAAGAAGTCTGACTTCGGAGAAGTTCTCTTAGCAGGATTCTTAGCGTCTGTCATTGATGTGGACCATTTTTTTCAAGCTAGATCCTTATCTTTGCAG GCCGCTTTGACTCTCCCGAGGAGACCTTTCCTTCACTGCTCCACTGTGATACCCGTCGCGGTTCTGAGTGTGAAGCTCGCCCTGCACTTGTTCAAGCTCAGGGACTCGTGGCGCTTTCTCCCGTGGATGGTATTCGTTTCCTGGACCTCACACCATATCCGAGATGGAATCCGTCATGGCCTGTGGATATGCCCATTTGGAAAAACTCCTCCTTTGCCCTTCTCGTTTTATGTAATAAGCACGTTGTCCCTGCCACACCTGTGTTCATGCCTGATGTATTTAACAGGGACCAGACAAACGATGTCTTCAAAATACGGAGTGCGTATTGATGTCTGA